DNA sequence from the Hippopotamus amphibius kiboko isolate mHipAmp2 chromosome 1, mHipAmp2.hap2, whole genome shotgun sequence genome:
TAAGCAAGGTGTCTCTGTTAATTCCTCTACATTGAggacttaatatttttttctctggatTCCTTGAGTACCATATATGATGTATGATCATGGTGTTACTTAAGGCCAGTTTCAATCCATGTATTGAATATTTATAAagcttaatttctaatttttgatACAAAAAATGAGTATAAACagaaattcttaaattttctttccataCCCCCTTGGCATCTGTTGTGCTTTCCACTTTGGAGAGTACTCTTTTGGAGATGTTGTTAAGGGTACTGGTTCTGGAGTCATAATATTGGATtattggacaagttacttaaataattgattttaaccctaattttttaatctttaaaataaaatacagtatccACCTCATCAAGTTTGTGAGGGATGAAGTAACAATGTAACACTTGGTATTATATGTTATAaatacttgtttgtttttctttgtgcttagaagcagttatatttcttattttaatgcaataaaatatggaattgtttcatttattgaCTATTCCATatactgtgagaaaatattttgtttagttcCTGCGAAATATATGTAAAACTCAAATTGACTAAGCAAACTtatactgtatgtatatatgagatAATGTCCTATTAGTAAAACTTGCTACTGTTTGCTACTATATATCCCTCAGGCATCAGAACTTAGTATTGGAGTTGTTCAAATgttgatggctttttttttttcatacatacTATATGTTTACAATTGGTAGTTTTGAAAAGTTTGGATCACCACTGTTTTCTTTTGGAGAATTTTACTTGACCCTAATCTTTGGGATATATTTTATTCTGGTCCAGTTAGTGTTTTATAATAGTACAGATACCATTTAAAGAAATTACTTGTTACCTTTGACAGGAATTTATTCACTTTTAATGTAATTGAAACCATTGTTATCATGTGCAAgtaattcactcaacaaatatgtgttgagCACTTATACATAAGGTACTTTGTTAACTTGGAAGATCATTCTCTAATCCTTAAGGAGTATTTACAGTATAGTAATTTGGCCTGTGGGAAAAATTTGGGGTAGGTTACATTATAAAAATCTGAAATACTATAAAGGAACCaaactttaaaagatattttggggGGTAAAGGGGTCACATAACTCTTATAACATAGTATTTCATGTTTACTTTTCGAGTATGTTTTATATTACTAGTAAGGGGCACTTGATATTCAGTAGTACATGATTTGGCAAATAATAGCATATATGTTGAAACATTACTGCAAATGTCAGAATAAAAGTTACTTCTGTGCCTCttaattttaactcatttttcaGCAATGGATCAAGAATCCAGCAAGGCTGCCTGGCCCAAACCAGCAGGAGGATATCAGACAATCACAGGCAGGAGATATGGCAGAAGACATGCATATGTCAGTTTTAAACCATGTATGACCAGGCATGAAAGAAGCTTAGGTCGGGCTGGTGATGACTATGAAGTGTTGGAACTAGATGATGTTCCAAAAGAAAGTTCCTCAGGTATGCAACATGGAATTATTTAAAAGCTGTTAATAACCATGTAAGAATTGATCTTGTAATATTTGAAATAGTGAGTGGGTCTTATGTGTGTCTATGAGTATAAAAACTGTACATTTCCTATcaagaaattctattttaaaattttctattgaagttaatattaatagtatatacatttaaaaatagaagaaaatagaatatgGCCAGTCATTTAAACTATAACTACATTGTCATGACATGATTACATTTTCATATCCTTCAGCCAGAGGAAATCTTCATCTTTCaatccaaaaaatttttttaatgtgaactgAGTATATTTTTCCCTGCTTATTGCATTTAAatagctttttgttgttttatttgtatcTCTGAATAATTTAGCTtggttaatttgatttttttagaatcattgtataaaatacaaatgtCAAGTAATACAGTTATTTAATTCAAATTTCTTAATTGTTCATtagtttgaaaaaatgttttgcaGGTGTTCATGTACTTTAACTACACATTTTTGGACTGGAATGTCATCTTCCTCTTGTCCTGAGCAACTTTGAtaattctaagtttttttttgcTGTCACTTATATACAAGAATCTGAATTATTAGCTAAGTCGTTCTGTTAAAGAAGACTCTTTGTGATATGACAAGACTTCTCttgttatttataatttataaatttttgttctagcaggtctcagtgtcttcattttttattattacattactGGTGGTAAAGGATAGTCATGCTTAAAGTAATTTGCGGAGTATATAGGATTTTACTCTTGTCTCAGAATTCTGACAAACTGTGATAAAGAGAATCAACATattgacttttttgttgtttttccgtCATAGTTGTAACAGCTAAAGTTAACTCGTAGATATATTACAACAATACATTTTGAGGATGGAAATCTAATATGTATCTAGTGACTGAGATATAATCTTCTGAATTGACATAAAACACAGTAGTCTCATTTCTGTTAGGTCTTTAACCTGTTCTTACATCTAAtataagcactttaaaaaaaatctacatgtaataaaataatttgtttgcaTTGCACATTCCAACAACTGGGAGGGCAGATTGGCTACCCTGTAACTTTACTTATGCCTCTTGCTATTAGTCTCTCGTTAGCCTctcttttaaatgtcttttacaGAATGTTTTAGGTATTAGAATTTAGGTGAAAAACCTACAGAAGACACCTGAGGGAGAAGATATTGAGAGGCTATACAATGGCATAAATGAACTCATAGGGTAACCAATCTGCCCTCCCAGTTAAGTTAGGGAGTCTAGAAGCACCTATCAGAGAAATTCACTCATATTCTCAAATAGATAATAATTGGTATGATTTCTAGTTAAATagtcattattaaataaaatgttatctaatttaatctgtctaaacatgttttattttgttctcaatGAAGGTTCCAGTCCATTGGATCAAGTTCATTCTTCTTTACCCAGTGACCCTTTATTTGAAAAAAGTGAAGCAGAAATTCCCATTTGTGATACAGCATTGAATCAAACAATTGAGAGCAGTCCATCCTTTGCTGCAGTACATCATagcaaggaaggcagggaggcctTAGAAAGCAGTACGGATCTTCACAGTCACTCTGAGGAAGAATATGCTCCAGGAGTTTGTAACGCTTCAAGTGTCCAAAATGGAATTACCTTGGTTCATACTGACTCTTATGATCCAGATGGCAGACATGGAGAGGAAAATGACCATCTTCAGCTCTCTGCAGTTGTTGTGGAAGGTGATAGATATCAGGAAGCACTGGGCAGTACAGTATTTGAGTTGGAAAATGGAGAGGTAGAGGCATACACTGGTATTTCACCAACAGTTCCCTCTCTTAACTGTGAATTAAGAGATGAGTTTAAAGAGGTAGATTCAGCACCTTTAGTAAAAAGTTCTGCTGGTGATACTGAGTTTGTCAATCAAAACAATCAGGAATTTCAGAAGTCCTCTTCTGAAGATGAAGTGGTtagaaagaaacagcaaaataaaactaGCCaggagaaacaaagagaaaattcaacTGAAGATTCAGCCTGTGCTCCCAGGCATATTTGCAGTGAACACAATACCAGTGATAGGGGCAAAAACCAGGGAAGTTCTCCTGAACAGGTAGTGAGGCCCAAAGTTAGGAAACTGGTAAGTTCAAGCCAGGTAGACCAAGAAACAGGTTTTAATAGGCATGAGGCTAAACAAAGAAGTGTTCAGAGGTGGAGAGAGGCTTTGGAAGTTGAGGAAAATGGCTCAGATGACCTCTTAATAAAATGTGATGACTATGATGGAGAACATGATTGTATGTTCTTGGATATGCCTTTTGCAAGAGTTACACAGAGGGAAACAGAAGATAACCAAGTAACACCAGAAAATGGAGCCACCGGAAGGCAAGAAGTTATGGATAACACATTTTGGAATGGCTGTGGAGATTATTACCAACTGTATGACAAAGATGAAGATAGGTAAGGTTTCGTGCAGTGCTTCATGGGATAGTTTAGTAATAAGCAAAGTGGTTTATTTCTAGTGCCTTGGTATTTGGTGAATGGGCTCTCTAGCATAGTTGGGGAATTAGATGTTTTGACATAtcaaatattcttatttattgagtgctaacCATACATGTAAACTACGGGTTAGTTTTTCACAGAAAATCTCTTTGAGAGGTTTCAAGAGTTTACAGAAATTATAAGTTCAGGTAATGATTATTCATTATTGTAAAAGGATAGAGATACTAATTATTTCGATTCATGGTGTTTCAGCTAATAAAATGTGAGGTAAAcatctattgtatttttaaaaatttctgttaagCCAGTCTGGGTTTAAAGAGTGATTAAGATCACAGAAAATCTTGCTCGATAATACTGCATTATctttgctaatatttattaatatcacCTGTTTATTCTTCCCATTGTTattatcattgtttattttttacttatgtttatttagcatttaattttcattaacaaTTTTATGTGGTACATctattattttctgcatttgtagatgaaactgaggcataagaacgtTTACTAACTTcctaaggtcacaaagctagtaaaaGATAGAGCTGGAATTTGACTATCTACTTACCAACTCCAGGCTCTGTGCTCTTCGCCACTATAATTTACTGTTTTCAAGAGAACATATAACTTTCTTATAATAAGCATTCTGATTCCTCTTACATAGATTCTCTTTTTTCCAAATTGTAAGACAACAGAAAGAAGAGTGAAATGAAGAATTTCTTTGTACAACTGCTGACTTTTCATTACCCCAGAGTCTAGACTTTTACCTATTCTTTTAAGCTAGTGGTAACTCTTGCCATGCTCAGTTACAGTGCAATTTCAAGATTTTATTAACTTAAAGAAATcgtttttttaactgaaaagtaGTGCAAGAGAAGCAATTTATCCTTTTGAATAtgaatgcattttatatattttatttcatataaaattaataaaatctttttgattttctttggaCATGAATTAAGCTTGTATAATATAGTATAAGCAACCTGTAGAaacaattgaaatataatttctacAGCTATCTTGAAGTTTGTAAACTTTAAGGGTTAGCAGACAATATTTATGTAACCTACTGTTTTCTAAGCTAAGAATAAAGTTAGTTAAGAACTTGTGCCTGGGACTTCCCtcacggtccagtggttaggactttgcacttccactgcagggggtacaggtttgatccctggtctgggaactaagatcttgcatgctgcgcagtgcaaccaaaaaaaaaacaaaaaaccttgtgCCTGACTTATTGCTGTTTTTGTAGCTTAGGTCCAGAGTCTTTTATCCAAAATTCACAAAATTCTAAAAACAGAAATTGGCAACAAAACCTGACCCAGTATTAACTTCCTTGATGGCAAATCTAGATCTGAACTAAAATGAGGCCTTTTTTCAAGTATTCATACATTTTGCTGCAGAGATACGAAAGTGTTTGATTTCTGGGTACTGGCTTAGACCCCACTGGGAATCGTTAAGTAGTATATCTGAATCtccgggcggggtgggggacggATCTAAATTCTGAAGCATATTCTGCCCCAagatttttggattggattgtgaACCTCTGTTATACCTTTAGATTACTATTGAAAACAATGGCTTAATATcttatatttttgaaagtataAGGTTGTTGCATTTTTTaccacatttttgcttttttgaagaAAGTCATTGAATTTGGCTCTGCTTTCTCCATTACAGATACACTACTCAAAGATAAACACCTCTTCTATTTGCTTTTTATAGTCAGGCCTAATGACATCTAATGAAGTTGATGAAATATTTACACTGTTTGCCAGCCTCAAGAAAAAGTGTAGTTTTCTTGTCTCTtggtttttaaattgattttgttgttgttgttgttaattgtAGAGGTGTTTTCTTTGCCTAGAATGATTCTGAATTTTTAAGGGTTATGGGATGTTTtcttagtatatttatttataattttttccttgagTGATATGTCAATATTGTGAACAATGACAGATCTTTTTTATAAGCAGaatatacagatgagaaaaacactTATAGTTAATaggaactttttttcttttgactttttagtACTATATTGACTTATAGAACCTGTAGTTGGTGTGTATTTAAATGATGGAATTAATTTTGGAGTATTCTTTAAGACACATTGATATGCCAGAAAcacatactgttttgtttttgtttgttttttaaggctcTCATCACAGAATAAGTTTTCAAGGATAACAATTCTACCTAGGATTCTGCTTATATATGCATCTGTAAGCCTTAAGATACGTTTTAGGACCTCATTTCAATAATCTGTACAATCTTGTGGAGTAATTCTGTTTCTATGCTACTGTTTCCAGTTCCTCTACCCTTACTTTCTGCAAAAGATCACAGTTCCAGAATGCCTTTTAATTAATATTGGTGCCAGATAaacattgaaatttaaaatttagtagcTATACACTCCTATTTAGTTTCCTTTTGCCACTTGTTCATCTTCCTAATGTTTTACTGTAGTTCTGCTCAGTTCTGATATTCTCAGATTGGAGACATGGGAAACACAGTGACTCTCCCACCAGtaccttgagaaggaaatataaatagcttctgcattgaatctgtgaggatttttttgttttctctgcaaatgcagagaaaaagCAGTATGTAAAGATGATATACTTGAAGAGTTTTCTTGTCATGTAGTATTATAgtagctacaaa
Encoded proteins:
- the PJA2 gene encoding E3 ubiquitin-protein ligase Praja-2 yields the protein MSQYTEKEPAAMDQESSKAAWPKPAGGYQTITGRRYGRRHAYVSFKPCMTRHERSLGRAGDDYEVLELDDVPKESSSGSSPLDQVHSSLPSDPLFEKSEAEIPICDTALNQTIESSPSFAAVHHSKEGREALESSTDLHSHSEEEYAPGVCNASSVQNGITLVHTDSYDPDGRHGEENDHLQLSAVVVEGDRYQEALGSTVFELENGEVEAYTGISPTVPSLNCELRDEFKEVDSAPLVKSSAGDTEFVNQNNQEFQKSSSEDEVVRKKQQNKTSQEKQRENSTEDSACAPRHICSEHNTSDRGKNQGSSPEQVVRPKVRKLVSSSQVDQETGFNRHEAKQRSVQRWREALEVEENGSDDLLIKCDDYDGEHDCMFLDMPFARVTQRETEDNQVTPENGATGRQEVMDNTFWNGCGDYYQLYDKDEDSSECSDGEWSASLPHRFSGAEKDQSSSDESWETLPGKDENEPELQSDSSGPEEENQELSLQEGEQTSLEEGEIPWLQYNEVNESSSDEGNEPANEFAQPEAFMLDGNNNLEDDSSVSEDLDVDWSLFDGFADGLGVAEAISYVDPQFLTYMALEERLAQAMETALAHLESLAVDVEVANPPASKESIDGLPETLVLEDHTAIGQEQCCPICCSEYIKDDIATELPCHHFFHKPCVSIWLQKSGTCPVCRRHFPPAVMETPPAASSEPDHDAPPSNDSTAEAP